The following are encoded in a window of Paraburkholderia caffeinilytica genomic DNA:
- a CDS encoding primary-amine oxidase, which translates to MKNDHSAVLSAHPLDPLSIAEIEAACKIVRDAKALGPRCRFPYVYLDEPSKSEVLAFKPGMPYSRKAFVLVLDKATGATYESLVDLRVAEVVSWRALDTEVTGQAPIMVEEFDLCVKIVQEDPEWRAAVKRRGLTDEDIANVQIDPWSFGYFGDEERYRGRRLMRGVAFYRDVITDNGYAHPIEGLVAIIDLNEEKVIDLLDDGRNVPIPKTKRNYDTPSLGAPRDGLKPLHITQPEGVTFSVDGWRVSWQNWDFRVGFTPREGLVLHNLSYHDGEEVRPIIYRASVTDMGVPYSSDELNHFWKCAFDGGEYGLGRLANSLELGCDCLGAIRYFDVPAVNDLGEAFVMKNAICMHEEDYGTLWKHYEFRTGVFEMRRSRRLVISFFCTVANYDYGFFWYLYQDGTIQLEAKLTGIIQTAALVPGEVQNGGKVAADIYGPSHQHFFSARLHMMVDGEQNSVVETDFHPRPVGEGNRYGNVFDAVTTTFKNELDACREANGQTGRFWKIINPNVRNAAGNHPGYKLVAEQNPVMLAQPGSYFHQRAGFASKHVWVTRYSPGERYGSGEYPNQHKGGDGLPAYVKQNRSIENQDLVLWHTFGHTHICKPEDFPVMPVEYVGFKLKPNNFFAANPAMDLPGGKDSKSVSASGGSGSSCCHSAK; encoded by the coding sequence ATGAAGAACGATCACAGCGCGGTGCTTAGCGCACATCCTCTTGATCCCTTGTCGATTGCCGAGATCGAAGCGGCATGCAAAATCGTGAGGGACGCGAAAGCACTTGGTCCACGATGCCGTTTTCCGTATGTTTATCTCGATGAGCCCAGTAAAAGCGAAGTGCTGGCATTCAAGCCCGGCATGCCGTATTCGCGTAAAGCTTTTGTGCTCGTACTCGATAAGGCGACCGGGGCAACCTACGAGTCGCTCGTTGATCTCCGCGTAGCGGAGGTTGTATCCTGGCGCGCGCTCGATACAGAAGTTACGGGTCAGGCGCCGATCATGGTGGAGGAATTCGACCTCTGCGTGAAGATAGTTCAGGAAGATCCCGAATGGCGGGCTGCGGTGAAGCGGCGTGGTTTGACCGATGAGGACATTGCCAACGTGCAGATCGATCCATGGTCCTTTGGCTACTTCGGCGATGAGGAGCGTTATCGCGGTCGCCGCCTGATGCGCGGAGTCGCGTTCTACCGTGATGTCATCACCGACAACGGCTACGCGCACCCGATTGAAGGTCTGGTCGCGATCATCGATCTGAACGAGGAAAAGGTTATCGACCTGCTTGACGACGGTCGCAACGTACCGATCCCGAAGACAAAACGCAACTACGATACGCCGTCGCTCGGCGCGCCTCGCGACGGCTTGAAGCCCCTGCACATCACGCAGCCCGAAGGTGTGACATTCTCGGTGGACGGCTGGAGAGTGTCATGGCAAAACTGGGACTTCCGCGTAGGCTTCACGCCGCGCGAGGGCCTTGTGCTTCATAACCTCAGTTACCACGATGGCGAGGAGGTCAGGCCGATTATCTATCGCGCGAGCGTGACCGACATGGGCGTGCCATATTCGAGCGACGAACTCAATCACTTCTGGAAATGCGCTTTCGACGGCGGCGAATATGGACTCGGCCGACTCGCTAATTCGCTCGAGCTTGGCTGTGACTGCCTCGGCGCGATCCGTTATTTCGACGTGCCCGCGGTAAACGATCTGGGTGAGGCATTCGTCATGAAGAATGCCATTTGCATGCACGAGGAAGATTACGGCACGCTCTGGAAGCATTATGAGTTTCGCACCGGCGTCTTCGAAATGCGTCGCTCGCGGCGCCTTGTTATCAGTTTCTTCTGTACGGTCGCCAACTACGACTATGGCTTCTTCTGGTACCTCTACCAGGACGGCACGATCCAGCTCGAGGCGAAGCTGACCGGCATCATCCAGACGGCTGCGCTTGTACCCGGAGAGGTTCAGAACGGCGGAAAGGTCGCCGCGGATATATACGGACCTAGCCACCAGCACTTCTTCAGCGCGCGTTTGCACATGATGGTCGACGGCGAGCAGAATTCAGTGGTGGAGACAGACTTCCATCCGAGACCGGTCGGGGAAGGGAACCGCTATGGAAATGTCTTCGACGCAGTGACGACGACGTTCAAGAACGAGCTCGACGCCTGCCGCGAAGCGAACGGGCAAACCGGACGTTTCTGGAAGATTATCAACCCCAACGTGCGCAATGCCGCCGGGAATCATCCAGGCTACAAGCTTGTCGCCGAGCAGAATCCCGTCATGCTTGCGCAGCCCGGAAGCTATTTCCATCAACGGGCCGGCTTTGCATCGAAGCATGTGTGGGTCACGCGTTACTCTCCGGGCGAGCGGTACGGTTCGGGGGAATATCCGAACCAGCACAAGGGCGGCGATGGGCTTCCTGCCTATGTAAAGCAGAATCGCAGCATTGAGAACCAGGATCTCGTTCTCTGGCATACCTTCGGCCACACCCATATCTGCAAGCCCGAAGATTTCCCGGTGATGCCGGTCGAGTATGTCGGTTTCAAGCTCAAGCCGAATAACTTCTTTGCAGCCAACCCTGCAATGGATCTGCCGGGTGGCAAAGATAGCAAGAGTGTTAGCGCAAGTGGCGGGAGCGGTTCGAGTTGCTGCCATAGTGCGAAATAA
- the adh gene encoding aldehyde dehydrogenase translates to MNHAEMQYLTTEFPYKKQYANYIDGEWVTPVGGEYFDDISPITGEPFTSIPRSREADIELALDAAHRAKAAWGKTSTTERANILNRIADRMEANLQRLAVAETIDNGKPLRETMAADIPLAIDHFRYFAGAVRAQEGSISEIDDDTVAYHFHEPLGVVGQIIPWNFPILMAVWKLAPALAAGNCVVLKPAEQTPASILVLVELIHDLLPAGVLNVVNGFGLEAGKPLASSKRIAKIAFTGETTTGRLIMQYASQNIIPVTLELGGKSPNIFFADVMNADDSYFDKALEGFAMFALNQGEVCTCPSRVLIDEKIYDRFMERALKRVAAITQGHPLDTKTMIGAQASQEQLEKILSYVDLGKQEGAQCLIGGERNTLGGELSKGYYVKPTVFRGHNKMRIFQEEIFGPVVSVTTFKTEEEALEIANDTLYGLGAGVWTRDGTRAYRFGRQIQAGRVWTNCYHAYPAHAAFGGYKQSGIGRENHKMMLDHYQQTKNLLVNYSQEPLGFF, encoded by the coding sequence ATGAATCACGCGGAAATGCAATATCTGACCACCGAATTCCCGTACAAGAAGCAGTACGCGAACTATATTGACGGTGAATGGGTAACGCCGGTTGGCGGTGAGTACTTTGACGACATCTCTCCAATTACGGGCGAACCGTTCACGTCGATTCCGCGCTCGCGCGAAGCCGATATCGAACTCGCACTCGACGCCGCGCATCGCGCGAAAGCTGCGTGGGGCAAGACCTCGACCACCGAGCGCGCGAACATCCTGAACCGCATTGCCGACCGGATGGAAGCTAACCTGCAACGTCTTGCCGTAGCCGAGACGATCGACAACGGCAAGCCGCTGCGCGAAACCATGGCCGCGGACATTCCTCTCGCCATCGACCACTTCCGCTACTTCGCGGGCGCCGTGCGTGCGCAGGAAGGCTCGATCTCCGAGATCGACGACGACACGGTTGCCTATCACTTTCATGAACCGCTCGGCGTGGTCGGCCAGATCATTCCGTGGAATTTCCCGATCCTGATGGCCGTGTGGAAGCTCGCCCCCGCGCTCGCCGCCGGCAACTGCGTGGTGCTCAAACCAGCCGAACAAACGCCGGCGTCGATTCTCGTGCTGGTCGAACTGATTCACGACCTGCTGCCCGCGGGCGTGCTGAACGTGGTCAACGGCTTCGGCCTTGAAGCCGGCAAGCCGCTCGCCTCCAGCAAGCGCATCGCCAAGATCGCGTTTACCGGCGAGACCACGACCGGCCGCCTGATCATGCAGTACGCGAGCCAGAACATCATTCCGGTGACGCTCGAACTCGGCGGCAAGAGCCCGAATATTTTCTTCGCCGACGTGATGAATGCTGACGACAGCTACTTCGACAAAGCACTCGAAGGCTTCGCGATGTTCGCGCTGAATCAGGGTGAAGTGTGCACGTGTCCGTCGCGCGTCCTAATCGATGAAAAGATCTACGACCGCTTCATGGAACGTGCGTTGAAGCGCGTCGCGGCAATTACGCAAGGGCATCCGCTCGACACCAAGACGATGATTGGTGCTCAGGCATCGCAGGAGCAACTGGAAAAGATTCTCTCGTATGTCGACCTCGGCAAACAGGAAGGCGCCCAATGTCTGATTGGCGGCGAACGCAATACGCTTGGCGGTGAGTTGAGCAAAGGCTATTACGTGAAGCCGACTGTGTTCCGCGGCCACAACAAGATGCGCATCTTCCAGGAAGAGATCTTCGGGCCGGTGGTGTCGGTCACGACGTTCAAGACCGAAGAGGAAGCGCTCGAGATCGCCAACGACACACTCTACGGCCTCGGCGCCGGCGTGTGGACGCGCGACGGCACGCGCGCCTATCGCTTCGGCCGTCAGATTCAGGCGGGCCGCGTATGGACCAACTGCTATCACGCCTATCCGGCACACGCAGCGTTCGGCGGCTACAAGCAGTCGGGCATTGGCCGCGAGAATCACAAGATGATGCTCGATCACTACCAGCAAACGAAAAATCTGCTTGTCAACTACAGTCAAGAACCTCTAGGGTTCTTTTAA
- a CDS encoding helix-turn-helix domain-containing protein, with translation MATNDFPISSESAFGTESISASVTHALAADVFEQADNLPEWRQSYWQLTNGRFAGETWSVSTAGMQIFREQMNRSVDQHGEAPVGRLVVGVGNRLIGEGFWGGRGLHQDSVLLLTDGAELTFKTPTESDFSFMTVSQELLGESCSSVELESLEKVLRVRPAAERVSPVHAAKLRTMLLLALDGTVDKHACAFDLLASDLCLAALAALGTPSVERVARTTQRVHRYIVNAVRDRILADPGSPPTVSQLCIQLNISQRSLHHAFHQVLDISPVKYLRTVRLHLARRALRASPPAPGRIQQVALDCGFWHLGMFAKQYFELFGELPSKTLLLPH, from the coding sequence ATGGCAACGAATGATTTTCCAATCTCTTCCGAAAGCGCATTTGGCACCGAGTCGATCTCGGCGTCGGTGACGCATGCCCTTGCTGCGGATGTCTTTGAGCAAGCCGACAATTTGCCGGAATGGCGCCAGTCGTACTGGCAGTTGACCAACGGCAGGTTTGCTGGGGAGACGTGGTCGGTGAGCACCGCAGGGATGCAGATCTTTCGAGAACAAATGAACCGCTCTGTCGATCAGCATGGCGAAGCGCCCGTCGGACGTTTAGTTGTCGGCGTCGGCAATCGCTTGATCGGTGAAGGGTTTTGGGGCGGCCGAGGTCTTCATCAGGACAGCGTGTTGCTGCTGACTGACGGCGCTGAGCTTACTTTCAAGACGCCCACAGAATCCGACTTTTCGTTTATGACCGTTAGCCAAGAATTGCTCGGCGAATCGTGTTCGTCAGTCGAACTGGAGTCGCTTGAGAAGGTATTGAGGGTTCGGCCGGCGGCAGAGCGTGTATCGCCAGTTCACGCCGCGAAGCTGCGGACGATGCTCCTCCTCGCGTTGGACGGGACGGTAGACAAGCACGCGTGCGCCTTTGATTTACTGGCCAGTGACCTTTGCCTTGCGGCGCTTGCCGCGCTGGGTACGCCCAGCGTCGAACGCGTAGCACGGACCACCCAACGCGTTCACCGATACATCGTCAACGCCGTTCGCGACCGCATTCTCGCCGACCCCGGCAGCCCGCCTACTGTGAGCCAGCTTTGCATTCAGCTGAACATTAGTCAGCGCAGCCTGCACCATGCATTCCATCAGGTGCTGGACATCAGCCCAGTCAAGTATCTCCGAACGGTTCGCCTGCATCTTGCGCGACGCGCTCTACGCGCATCGCCGCCCGCGCCGGGACGCATTCAGCAGGTCGCACTCGACTGCGGCTTTTGGCACCTCGGCATGTTCGCCAAGCAGTACTTTGAACTGTTCGGCGAATTGCCATCCAAAACATTGCTGTTGCCGCATTGA
- the eat gene encoding ethanolamine permease — MQPSNQSLQPTLNAWHLWGLAVGLVIAGEYFGWSYGWSAAGTLGFIVTSVVVAVMYTTFIFSFTELTTSIPNAGGPFAYARRAFGPRIGFIAGFATLIEFVFAPPAIAMAIGAYLNVQFPSVDPKWMAVGAYVVFMGLNILGVRMAATFELIVTILAIIELLVFMGVVSPGFSVANFVAHGWAGHDHFSLGVVPGLFAAVPFAIWFFLAIEGVAMAAEEAKNPTRTIPVAYITGILTLLVLAIGVMMFAGGVGDWRVLANINDPLPQAMKAVVGNHSNWLHMLVWLGLFGLVASFHGIILGYSRCVFAMAREGYLPRWLSAVHPRFHTPHRAILAGGVVGIAAIFSDSLVTFGGQTLTANIVTLSVLGAITMYIVSMASLFALRRREPDLNRPYRAIAYPLFPALALCLAVVCLVTMLYYNAMLSGLYLVMMGIFYLYYHFTRDQRVHEEAPSLASLQGD, encoded by the coding sequence ATGCAACCGTCGAACCAATCCCTTCAGCCAACGCTTAATGCGTGGCACCTTTGGGGCCTAGCTGTCGGCCTTGTCATCGCTGGCGAATACTTTGGGTGGAGCTACGGCTGGTCTGCCGCGGGTACCCTTGGATTCATCGTTACCTCCGTCGTCGTCGCGGTGATGTACACGACCTTCATTTTCAGCTTCACGGAACTCACCACCTCTATTCCAAACGCGGGTGGCCCCTTCGCATACGCCCGGCGCGCGTTCGGCCCGAGAATCGGGTTCATTGCCGGCTTTGCGACGCTGATCGAATTCGTGTTTGCACCGCCTGCAATCGCGATGGCGATCGGCGCCTATCTCAATGTCCAGTTTCCCAGCGTCGATCCGAAGTGGATGGCCGTCGGTGCTTACGTCGTTTTCATGGGTTTGAACATCCTTGGCGTGCGCATGGCGGCAACCTTCGAATTGATCGTGACGATACTCGCGATCATCGAATTGCTGGTTTTCATGGGCGTCGTGTCGCCCGGATTTTCGGTCGCTAATTTCGTGGCGCATGGCTGGGCCGGTCACGATCATTTCTCGCTCGGTGTGGTGCCGGGTCTGTTCGCGGCGGTGCCTTTCGCGATCTGGTTCTTTCTCGCTATCGAAGGCGTGGCAATGGCTGCGGAGGAAGCGAAGAACCCGACTCGTACGATTCCCGTCGCGTACATCACGGGCATTCTGACGCTGCTCGTGCTTGCCATTGGCGTGATGATGTTTGCAGGCGGAGTCGGCGACTGGCGTGTGCTCGCGAATATCAACGACCCGCTTCCGCAAGCAATGAAGGCGGTAGTCGGTAATCACAGCAACTGGTTACACATGCTCGTGTGGCTCGGCCTGTTTGGTCTCGTGGCGTCGTTCCACGGCATCATTCTGGGCTACTCACGCTGCGTTTTTGCAATGGCCCGTGAAGGTTACTTGCCCCGGTGGCTGTCAGCCGTGCATCCGCGGTTCCATACGCCCCATCGGGCGATTCTCGCCGGTGGTGTGGTCGGCATCGCAGCCATTTTCAGCGACTCGCTCGTCACGTTCGGTGGCCAGACGCTAACGGCCAACATCGTCACGTTGTCGGTGCTCGGCGCTATCACGATGTACATCGTGTCGATGGCCAGTCTCTTTGCGCTGCGCCGTCGCGAGCCTGATCTGAACCGCCCATATCGCGCGATCGCCTATCCGCTCTTTCCGGCTCTTGCGCTGTGTCTCGCGGTCGTGTGCCTTGTCACGATGCTGTACTACAACGCGATGCTTTCGGGGCTGTATCTCGTCATGATGGGCATCTTCTATTTGTACTACCACTTCACACGCGACCAGCGCGTGCACGAAGAGGCTCCCTCGCTCGCGTCGCTACAGGGCGATTGA
- a CDS encoding amino acid permease, with translation MDTSVTRNDSTTDLYEVDRQSLERKLDNRHVQLISIGGAIGTGLFMGSGKVIELAGTSIVLVYAIIGFFLFFVMRAMGELLLSDSRVRSFADIVGIYLGPRAGYVLSWSYWLSWSVAVIGDVVVVAGYVQYWFPSVPAWLPALFTMALLLALNMMAVRIFGEVEFWLAIVKIVAIVALVTTALVMIATSFTSPNGVVASFSHMAAPGTIFPHGITGFFAGFQIAIFSFAGTELIGTTAAEAKDPEKTLPKAINTIPARILLFYVLSLVCIISVVSWQYVPSTRSPFVELFKLAGFPAAASIINFVVLTSAASSANSGVYSGSRMLFGLAAWKNAPVAFGRLSSNGVPVFSLIFSGMCMLVGLLLLVIIPEVMTVFTLVSTVSAILVIFTWSMILAAYISYTRKCPDVHRLSRFRSPGGAAAAVVTLVFLLLVLCLLAIRADTRAALLVSPLWFIFVWASYRWKRSR, from the coding sequence ATGGACACTAGTGTTACACGCAATGATAGTACAACTGATTTGTATGAGGTTGATCGCCAAAGCCTTGAGCGCAAACTCGATAATCGACATGTGCAGCTTATTTCAATTGGAGGTGCGATTGGTACAGGGCTGTTTATGGGCTCCGGTAAGGTAATCGAGCTCGCAGGAACATCGATTGTTCTCGTCTATGCAATCATCGGATTTTTCCTGTTTTTTGTGATGCGAGCGATGGGCGAGCTCCTGCTGTCCGATTCGCGGGTTCGGTCATTCGCGGATATTGTTGGCATCTATCTTGGGCCTCGCGCCGGTTACGTACTGAGCTGGTCCTATTGGTTGAGCTGGAGTGTGGCAGTGATCGGCGACGTCGTTGTGGTCGCTGGCTACGTCCAGTATTGGTTTCCGAGTGTGCCTGCGTGGTTGCCAGCTCTTTTCACGATGGCGCTTCTTCTTGCACTGAACATGATGGCGGTAAGGATATTTGGCGAAGTGGAGTTCTGGTTGGCGATCGTAAAAATCGTGGCGATTGTGGCGCTGGTCACTACTGCACTTGTAATGATCGCAACGTCATTCACTTCGCCGAACGGTGTCGTCGCCTCGTTTTCGCATATGGCGGCCCCCGGCACAATATTTCCGCACGGCATTACCGGGTTCTTTGCTGGATTCCAGATTGCCATTTTCTCATTTGCTGGCACCGAGCTAATCGGAACGACAGCAGCAGAGGCCAAAGACCCCGAAAAGACTCTGCCGAAGGCGATCAATACGATCCCAGCGCGGATCCTTTTATTTTACGTCCTGTCGCTGGTGTGCATCATCAGCGTTGTGTCTTGGCAATACGTTCCATCCACTCGCAGTCCATTTGTCGAGCTGTTCAAACTCGCAGGTTTTCCTGCCGCTGCAAGTATCATTAACTTCGTCGTCTTGACCTCCGCAGCCTCATCCGCAAATAGCGGCGTCTATTCTGGTAGTCGAATGCTATTTGGTCTGGCGGCGTGGAAGAACGCGCCAGTAGCGTTCGGCCGACTATCTTCGAACGGCGTGCCGGTTTTTAGCCTGATTTTCTCAGGTATGTGCATGCTTGTGGGATTGTTGCTTCTGGTCATCATCCCCGAGGTGATGACCGTCTTCACCCTAGTTTCGACCGTCTCAGCGATTCTCGTGATCTTCACCTGGTCAATGATTCTCGCCGCTTACATCTCCTACACGCGAAAATGTCCGGACGTTCACCGTCTGTCACGCTTCCGCAGCCCTGGCGGTGCAGCTGCCGCTGTGGTTACACTCGTTTTTCTTCTTCTTGTATTGTGCTTGCTCGCGATTAGAGCTGACACGCGCGCTGCGCTTCTCGTCTCGCCGCTTTGGTTCATATTCGTCTGGGCTTCTTATCGATGGAAGCGAAGTCGTTAG
- a CDS encoding gamma-glutamyl-gamma-aminobutyrate hydrolase family protein, whose product MMEQRSDTPSPRQLRVLVSGSFGSPLATPQLNSTLQTLADSVHDQLLIVGVTGHAVNAVAPNCEPQVLADLYDGLIVLGGADVDPAQYGQSMESVCSYGINPNADEFEISLLRRAVEVQMPIFGICRGMQLLNVAQGGTLLQDIGPSTVHNVAEDNSALTGHSVRILPETRLSSIFGEQDIEIRSAHHQAIGTLGNELRVAAVAPDGIIEAIELKGEAWGVGVQWHPEDPMADQAQIGRILESFALQCATYAERRVSC is encoded by the coding sequence ATGATGGAACAGCGATCTGATACGCCCTCTCCGCGACAATTGCGGGTACTGGTTTCCGGCTCCTTTGGTTCACCGCTTGCGACACCACAGCTCAATTCCACGCTACAGACTCTTGCGGACAGCGTGCATGACCAGCTTTTGATCGTCGGTGTGACGGGGCACGCGGTCAACGCGGTTGCGCCCAACTGCGAGCCCCAAGTTCTGGCCGACTTATACGACGGGCTGATAGTTCTTGGCGGAGCCGATGTCGATCCGGCACAGTATGGTCAGAGCATGGAAAGTGTCTGCTCGTACGGAATCAATCCAAATGCGGATGAATTCGAGATTTCCCTTTTGCGCCGCGCCGTCGAAGTGCAGATGCCGATCTTCGGGATCTGCCGTGGTATGCAGTTGTTGAACGTTGCTCAAGGAGGCACGTTGCTTCAGGACATTGGCCCCAGTACTGTACACAATGTCGCCGAAGACAATTCTGCGCTGACCGGGCATAGCGTTCGCATCCTGCCCGAGACGAGACTTTCGTCAATTTTCGGGGAACAGGACATTGAGATTCGATCTGCGCATCATCAAGCGATAGGCACGTTAGGCAATGAGTTGAGAGTCGCCGCGGTTGCTCCCGACGGAATTATCGAGGCGATAGAGCTAAAGGGAGAAGCCTGGGGAGTTGGCGTGCAATGGCACCCTGAGGATCCGATGGCCGACCAGGCGCAAATTGGACGAATCCTCGAGTCATTCGCGCTGCAATGCGCTACCTACGCAGAACGTCGAGTGTCATGTTGA
- a CDS encoding sigma 54-interacting transcriptional regulator, with protein sequence MEPVFTAFARAGSLLVGGETGTGKTAFVGALHAISPWSNRPLCVVDCSAMQENSLHKMLLGYEPNQPPLSPENIILKMDRTGAGILFLDHVDQMSEEIQQRLLPVVEKMASSAPECGVMKTKVICATSINLSAAVSRGEFSEDLYRFFGRVEVFLQPLRDRKDIMLLVDKILKIHCGGRSEITLTPLAVRAIRQHPWPGNLRQLVNLLKTACALLEPDGVVIDTDHFSGDF encoded by the coding sequence ATGGAGCCAGTATTCACAGCATTTGCGCGCGCTGGTTCTTTGCTAGTCGGCGGTGAAACTGGTACTGGAAAGACGGCGTTTGTGGGTGCTCTGCACGCAATCTCACCCTGGTCCAACAGGCCGCTTTGCGTGGTTGACTGCTCAGCAATGCAAGAAAATTCTTTGCATAAAATGCTGCTTGGATACGAACCAAATCAGCCACCTCTGAGCCCGGAAAATATCATTCTTAAAATGGATCGCACCGGTGCTGGAATCCTGTTTTTGGATCACGTTGACCAGATGTCTGAGGAAATCCAGCAACGCTTGCTTCCTGTGGTGGAAAAGATGGCTTCGTCGGCTCCCGAGTGCGGGGTAATGAAAACAAAAGTTATCTGTGCAACGAGTATTAATCTAAGTGCGGCTGTATCCAGGGGGGAGTTTTCTGAAGACCTATATCGCTTCTTCGGTCGGGTAGAAGTGTTTCTCCAACCTCTACGTGATAGGAAGGACATAATGTTATTGGTTGACAAGATTTTGAAAATTCATTGTGGAGGCCGATCAGAAATCACGCTTACTCCTTTAGCTGTCAGAGCAATTCGCCAGCATCCGTGGCCAGGAAATCTCCGACAGCTTGTAAATTTACTGAAAACAGCGTGTGCGCTCCTTGAGCCGGATGGAGTTGTGATTGACACGGATCATTTTTCTGGTGATTTTTGA